Below is a window of Schistocerca cancellata isolate TAMUIC-IGC-003103 chromosome 4, iqSchCanc2.1, whole genome shotgun sequence DNA.
CCAGTTCtgtgtacatctatatctacatacatactctgaaagacataatatggtgcatggtggagtgtaccctgtaccactaccagtcactttctttcctgttcctcttgcaaatagagctagggaaaaatgactgtctatatgcctctgcacaaGCCCTAAGCTCTTTAATctgatcttcatggtccttatgtgaaatgtgtgTTAGTGACAGTAGGACTATTCTTGAGTCAGTCTCaagtgctgattctctaaattttctcaatagtgctccttgaaaagaatgtcgctTTCCCTTCAGTAATTCTCATTTGAGTCCCTGAAGTTCCTCCATAATAaacacatgttgttcgaacctaccagtaacaaatccagcagctggcctctgaattacttcaatgtctGCCTTTAATCCAACATCGTGCAGATTCCAAACACTCCAACAGTGACCAACGATGGGTCACTAGTGTCCTGTTTACTGTCTCCTTTACAGAACAACCacatttccctaaaattctcccaaaaactgTAATCAATCATTCACCTTCCCTCATACAATCCTaaaatgctcattccatttcaattaatttgcaacattatgcctagatatacAATCAACAtgtgctgtactcgaacattatgggtttgtttgtcctactcatctgcattaaataacatttttctacatttagagctagctacaattcatcacatcaactagaagtcatcttgtgtcctcctacagtcagtcaacaaaGATACCTTCTCCtaagccacagcatcatcagcaaacagccacagactgctgctgtCCAACTGTCCACCATGTGTGGAGGCCCCAAGGAGAATGGACATTGCCAGACTGCATTTGTCACCGTAATACAGGCCCAGTACCTGGTACaacggtatgggctgccattgggtacacaacacaGTAACCTCTGGATCACACAGTTGGTAATTTGGGCAGCAGGTGTTGAGTTTCTGGTGTGTTAAGACTGGTGGCTGTGCCCTATCTTTAAGGTATCCTTGAGTTTACCTTCAACAAGATTACACATGACCACATGTTACCTGTGCTGTCCTGGCCTACCTTGATAGAAGGGTGTTAGACAGTTGCcctgtccagcatgttcttcaaaggTCTCACTCATTGTGAACATGCCATCATGGGTTGCCAAGAGACTGGCATGCCAACACTTGCCAGCAGCTATAACTGATGAACTCTGGTACACAGATGAAGCAACAAGGAATGATGTTCTGTATTTATCATTCAATCTCAGTTCAGCTTGATGCACAGCTGGGTAAGGGGTGTGGCACCTCTGTGTAGATAATTTCACATTCAAATTCTTACTACTATACTGTATACACACAATAAGTAACCTTTAATTATTTGCTATACTCtggatgttgcaattttaatgaccaacagAGTAGACAAGTCCCTGAATCTTGCGCATTTATTTATGAGGAATAATCTCAACTGGTACACCAAGACTGTTACTTATCTGACTGGGTACAATTCAACATTTTAATTAACACACATGTTTGTCAGATTTCAAAAACTGCTACTTCCCCATACTTATCTCAAATCTATTCTTCTTAAGAGACTCTTATTCAGTTCTAGAGCATACCAAATACTGACACTCTGTTTTACTCCACTTCTCCTACCTGGTATGATTACTGTAGTGATGTCATGGATATGAACACTATGAGCTTATAACTCTCTGTATTGTAAGTTTTGTTACAATCCCGTAAGGCAAAATGAAACTTGAGCTTCTCCTAGCATACTGAATATTCAAATAATTCATGGCAATGCAGCCGGGTAAGGGTATCTGACAACCAGCAGTAGGTCAATAAGCGAATACCccatcattttcaaggcaaaaatgaAACGAGAGATCACTATGGAAGGCAATTTCAACGTTCTGTGGGCAGGGCTAAAGAAATTGGGAAACAGAAAGATGAAGTAAGCAGAAAGACAACACATGCTGAGAACAACTAACATCACCACACAACAAAAGGTAACCAACATCAGACATTGCTGATAGTGAAATATTAGCCAGTGATAGGTGACTTGGTAGCACCAACTCTGTTGCTCTTATATTTGACCAGGGAGAGAGCAGAATTCCAACTGAAATTTAAGCAAAAGACTCCAACACTATTTTTGACGTAACTTAATAGATTCACCTCAATAATGGTGAGACCATCATTTCCACTGCTTCATGAAAGCTTGATTCCCTTCACTGGAGATCGACTATCCTGATGCCTCTGTGAGACCTAACCCACTACGTCAAGTTGTTATTTGGCATGTTAACCAATGTCCTAATTCCCAATGCATTTGACTAGACAGTGTACATGGGGAGCTCATTTCTCAGGTATTTGCGGTGCAATTTCTGCATTGTCAGGGAGCAACAACCATAAGCACTGCCAACATTCTGCCTCTTCCTAATATCTCCTGGTACACTGGCTAGCATGCTGGTTATCAGAAGTCAGAATTGAACCATTATGAGAAAGGGTACTTGGGGAGTTGACACACAATGAACGGATTACATGCCACATAAGGTGCTCCTCCCCAGAGGGCCCACAAAACTGTGAAATTTTGAAAACTAAGGGGTTATGACCATGAGAGAGACCGCAGATGTTTTTAACAAAAAGAGCCAAGTACTATGTTATCCAAATCAATCCTTAAGTCTGTCTTTTTCAGTGTTGTATCATCAACTTTGGGAGCTCTCCATGGATAAGACAATCCCTGCACTGGTCTTTAGTCACCTCTTACAGTAACCAAGGACTAACACGGTCCAATTCTAGCCCCTGTGGGGGATGTGAAGAGAATAATGGCAgttaaaaatttccaaaaattatgagAAAGACATATGACTAATGCCATGTTCACGCTAATCACAGcagaagaaaatattttacttcataatacatttatttacctctcAGAATGTACACTGAAGCACAAAAGGAACTGGTAcagccatgcatattcaaatagagagatatgtaaacaggcagaatatggcgctgcagtcgacaatgcctatataagacaagtgtctggtgcagttgttagatcagttactgctgctacaatggcaggttatcaagacataAGTGAGCTTGAACATGGTGTTATTGTCAGGgcatgagcgatggaacacagcatctctgaggtagtgatgaagtggggatttttccgcatgaccatttcacaagtgtaccgtgaatatcaggaatctggtaaaacatcaaatctctgacattgctgtggctggaaaaagatcctgcaagaacagcacTAATGATGActcaagagaatcattcaacgtgacaaaaatgcaaccctgctgcagattgcaatgctgagccatgaacaagtgtcagtgtgtgaaccattcaatgaaacatcatcaatatgggctttcggagctgaagacccacttgtttacccttgatgactgcatgacacaaagctttatgcctcacttgcatctgtcaacaccaacactggactgttgatgactggaaacatgttgcctggttggatgagtctcatttcaaattgtatcaagcagatggatgtgtaggggtatggagataacctcatgaatctgtggaccctgcctgtcagcaggggtctgtttaagctggtagaggctctataatggtgtaggatgtttccaaagctgtttcacagaggaggaccgcactgcagttccttctctaaatcctcgcacaaacgaaaaaatggctgacatcgaaataagtgtccaaggaatagaaaagcaactggaatcactcaacagaggaaagtctactggacctgacgggataccaattcgattctacacagagtacgcgaaagaacttgccccccttctaacagccgtgtaccgcaagtctctagaggaacggaaggttccaaatgattggaaaagagcacaggtagtcccagtcttcaagaagggtcgtcgatcagatgcgcaaaactatagacctatatctctgacgtcgatctgttgtagaattttataacatgttttttgcttgagtatcatgtcgtttttggaaacccagaatctactatgtaggaatcaacatggattctggaaacagcgatcgtgtgagacccaactagctttatttgttcatgagacccagaaaatattagatacaggctcccaggtagatgctatttttcttgatttccagaaggcgttcgatacagttccacactgtcgcctgataaactaagtaagagcctacggaatatcagaccagctgtgtggctggattgaagagtttttagcaaacagaacacagcatgttgttatcaatggagagacgtctacagacattaaggtaacctctggtgtgccacaggggagtgttatggcaccattgcttttcacaatatatataaatgacctagtagatagtgtcggaagttccatgcggcttttcgcggatgatgctgtagtatacagagaagttgcagcattagaaaattgtagcaaaatgcaggaagatctgcagcggataggcacttggtgcagggagtggcaactgacccttaacatagacaaatgtaatgtattgcgaatacatagaaagaaggatcctttattgtatgattatatgatagcggaacaaacactggtagcagttacatctgtaaaatatctgggagtatgtgtgcggaacgatttgaagtggaatgatcatataaaattaattgttggtaaggcaagtaccaggttgagattcattgggagagtccttagaaaatgtagtccatcaacaaaggaggtggcttacaaaacactcgttcgacctatacttgagtattgctcatcagtgtgggatccgtaccagatcgggttgacggaggagatagagaagatccaaagaagagcggcgcgtttcgtcacagggttatttggtaaccatgatagcattacggagatgtttaacaaacttaagtggcagactctgcaagagaggcgctctgcattgcggtgtagcttgctcgccaggtttcgagagggtgcgtttctggatgaggtatcgaatatattgcttccccctacttatacctcccgaggagatcacaaatgtaaaattagagagattagagtgcgcacggaggctttcagacagtcgtttttcctgcgaaccatacgcaactggaacaggaaagggaggtaatgaaagtggcacgtaaagtgccctccgccacacaccgttgggtggcttgcggagtataaatgtagatgtagatgtagatgtgtgcagttgtagtgatatgggacccattatatatctagatatgactcttacaggtgacacatatgtaagcatcctgtctgataacctgcatccattcaggttcATTGTGCAttttgacagacttgggcaattccagcagcacaatgtgacaccccacacgtccagaattgctacagagtggctctaggaacactcttctgagtgtaaacacttccactggccaccaaattcctcagacacgaacattactgagcatatctgtgatgccttgcaatgtgctgctcagagaagagatctccactccctcattatcttacagatttatggacagccttgcaggattcaaggtgtcagttccctccagcactactttctacattagtcaagtccatgccatgtcatgttgtggcacttctgtgtgctctcggggggcttacacgatattaggcaggtgtgccagtttctttgacttttcagTGTATTTAACATAACAATATGGGAGGGGGTTCCCAGTTGCAACATAATCTACAAGCAACTGTAATCAAAGTATTTGTATAAGGCACAGAATCACTAATAGTATCATCACATGAAAAATTGACCATTAATTTTCATCTGCAAAATGTAGATGCTACAACCAAATTTGTGAAGACAAATGACCTAGCATTTGTTCATATCCAGTATGGAGATATTTTCTTGTATCAGAATACAGAATACAAGTTACCACAAAATTCAAAGAATTAacataaaatttcatattttcttctATAAATTGATTTTTAATCAACAGCTACACAATCCTGTCAGTTAAAGTTTATGCAGTATGCATACAATAGGGTCTATAATACGTTATAGTGACTGCTTATTCCATCAGTACAGCTACATTGTAgaccaaaaacaaattaataatgaaataatgaaccaacaaaatttcacaactCATACATGCTTCTTATGGCGAATGACATGTTAACTGTACTGTCAGAATAAATGCAGTATTAACTgttaacaaaatttcaaataaaattggtAATTTCATGAATTTGCTTCTTAAGTTATTCCACAGAAGAGCAGGATAATTTTGTAACTTACAATTAAATCATGTAGCCAGTAACCAGTTGTGCGTTCAGCTATTCCCAAGGTCCTTACTGCGTGCCTTGCATATTTGTCAGCATTTGGTACAAACCATGAGTTTTGCAATTGTTTGCTGTATCCTACCATTTTTGTGTTTACGAACCAAGGTATTAAGGTCTGGACAGAAACATTATGGTCCTTGCATTCATACTGCAGTGCTTGAGAAAAGTAATCCATATACACCTGCAAATTATCAACACTAAATTGAAAAATCATTCACaacttcttaattttcttttacctAAGTACCTAAAGCTatgaaagaagtcaaaatattacctTAGTTGCTGAATAAACAGCAAACATtggtgtaggctgcagagcagcagtAGAGGCTATGTTTACTATAGCTCCTTTTTTCCTTTCCATCATACGAGGTAATATCATCTTTGTTATCATACTGCATGGAATTATATTGACATTAATGTGGTTCTTTATGTCATCTTCTGTCATGTCAATAAAACACATTGGTTTTTCTAGTATAACACCAACATTGTTTActgtaaaacattttcaaaaaacaaACTTCCAAATAAATGAATATACATATCAAACAACATAGTTCAAATTTACATTATGCAACTGATCTCTTTTTGCAATTTCATAAAtggacaataaaaataatattaatcacATCACTTTAAAAATTCATAAGTTTTGAGAGATTCCTCTCCAGTAAAGAGGCATACATTGCCTGAAAAAAATGTGGAGCACCCAGAAGAGAAGGAGATAAAATGAAATTTCATGgactgagagggtatgtgatgttatttaagtTATTACAAATCaggtttacaaagaatttggcagtacgatgttgtatcccccccccccccccccccccggtctagaTGCAGGGCACTGAGCTGCTCCAAAAGGATGTCATAaatccattgtatcctctcctgtctcaagctggcccacaactgttgtaatagggtttgtcaaatattttgattttgtttttcaaaaaatgaGGGGGATATCATAAAGTTGCATTTTCATTAGCAATTCAAAATATAATATTTATCAGAAAAGACAATCACATTGTTTTGCTTGGTAAATGACTACCTCAATTCCATGATATTTTGCAAACTGTCTTCTTCcaagaagtatttatttatttggacTGTATGTCTGCTCTAAGGGAAAAACATACTATAAAACCTGCAAACTTTTTTCATTCCACTCATAAAAGTATTTAAACTAGTAATACTCATTTACAGATGAGTGTCTTTTTGTTAATATCACACAAATAGTAACATTTTCTTGTCTTTCTTTTATCATGCACAAACAGTTTCTTCCACTTGCAAAAGCTGAAAAATGAAAATCATGGCTAGTAAAAAAAAGGGAAACAAGACTGGCAACAACCACACATATTTGACTTCATTGGAACAGGTTGAGAAATGGTGCCCCCTGAATTCCCAACTCTGTGTAATTTTCTAAGATATGGGCTTCTGCTAAGAGAGCAGAGTGGAGAGAATGTCAGAAAATACCCAGCAGCCACTCTTGCACATGATATTTATCCAAAAGTGCTTGAAAAGTGGGGGCTAGCAAACAAACTGGGAAGAGGCCAAAAACATAACACTTGGTAGAGGAAAACTGGAAGTGAAAGAGGATTTCATAGCAACATTACACAAGCTCTTTGACATCCTCAGTTGCAAATTTGagattaaactacactactggccattaaaactgctacaccaagaagaaatgcagatgatgaatgggtattcattggacaaatatattatactagaacagacatgtgattacattttcacgcaatttgggtgcatagatcctgagaaatcagtacccagaacaaccacccctggccgtaataacggccttgttacacctgggcattgagtcaaacagagatcagcttcaacatgatacaacagttcatcaagaatagtgactggcgtattaggacgagccagttgcttggccaccattgaccagacgttttcaactggtgagagatctggagaatgtgctggccagggcagcagtcaaacattttctgtatccagaaagtcccgtacaggacctgcaacatgcagtcgtgcattatcctgctgaaatgtagagttttgcagggatcgaatgaagggtagagccacgggtcacaacacatctgaaatgtaacatccactgttcaaagtgccgtcaatgcgaacaagaggcgaccgagacgtgtaaccaatggcaccccataccatcacaccaggtgatacgccagtatggcgatgacgaaaacacgcttccaacgtgcatttACCATGATGTTGCCAATCATGGATgcaaccgtcatgatgctgtaaacagaacctggattcatccgaaaaaatgatgttttgccattcgtgcacccaggttcgtcattgagtacaccatcgcaggagctcctggctgtgatgcagtgtcaagggtaaccacagccatggtctccgagctgatagtccatgctgctgaaaacgtcatcgaactgttcatgcagatagttgttgtcttacaaacatccccatctgttgactcagggaaagaGACGtagctgcatgatccattacagccatgtggataagatgcctgtc
It encodes the following:
- the LOC126183739 gene encoding inactive hydroxysteroid dehydrogenase-like protein 1 isoform X2, with product MVVTGASDGIGRAYAVELAKRGMNIVLISRTASKLQNVSEEIARLYGVKTEIAVTDFSKGYGAYEDVKKKLSELDVGILVNNVGVILEKPMCFIDMTEDDIKNHINVNIIPCSMITKMILPRMMERKKGAIVNIASTAALQPTPMFAVYSATKVYMDYFSQALQYECKDHNVSVQTLIPWFVNTKMVGYSKQLQNSWFVPNADKYARHAVRTLGIAERTTGYWLHDLIASIVSSTPPWLYKFLSVRGLKHLSKSHVM
- the LOC126183739 gene encoding inactive hydroxysteroid dehydrogenase-like protein 1 isoform X3, encoding MDLYRIAGGSNLRRLFLSAPAAVSCLTRLYGVKTEIAVTDFSKGYGAYEDVKKKLSELDVGILVNNVGVILEKPMCFIDMTEDDIKNHINVNIIPCSMITKMILPRMMERKKGAIVNIASTAALQPTPMFAVYSATKVYMDYFSQALQYECKDHNVSVQTLIPWFVNTKMVGYSKQLQNSWFVPNADKYARHAVRTLGIAERTTGYWLHDLIASIVSSTPPWLYKFLSVRGLKHLSKSHVM